From Mus musculus strain C57BL/6J chromosome 17, GRCm38.p6 C57BL/6J, the proteins below share one genomic window:
- the Vegfa gene encoding vascular endothelial growth factor A isoform 3 (isoform 3 is encoded by transcript variant 3; non-AUG (CUG) translation initiation codon) yields the protein MTDRQTDTAPSPSAHLLAGGLPTVDAAASREEPKPAPGGGVEGVGARGIARKLFVQLLGSSRSVVAVVCAAGDKPIGAGRSASSGLEKPGPEKRGEEEKEEERGPQWALGSQEPSSWTGEAAVCADSAPAARAPQAPARASVPEGRGARQGAQESGLPRSPSRRGSASRAGPGRASETMNFLLSWVHWTLALLLYLHHAKWSQAAPTTEGEQKSHEVIKFMDVYQRSYCRPIETLVDIFQEYPDEIEYIFKPSCVPLMRCAGCCNDEALECVPTSESNITMQIMRIKPHQSQHIGEMSFLQHSRCECRPKKDRTKPEKCDKPRR from the exons ctgacggacagacagacagacaccgcCCCCAGCCCCAGCGCCCACCTCCTCGCCGGCGGGCTGCCGACGGTGGACGCGGCGGCGAGCCGCGAGGAACCGAAGCCCGCGCCCGGAGGCGGGGTGGAGGGGGTCGGGGCTCGCGGGATTGCACGGAAACTTTTCGTCCAACTTCTGGGCTCTTCTCGCTCCGTAGTAGCCGTGGTCTGCGCCGCAGGAGACAAACCGATCGGAGCTGGGAGAAGTGCTAGCTCGGGCCTGGAGAAGCCGGGGCccgagaagagaggggaggaagagaaggaagaggagagggggccGCAGTGGGCGCTCGGCTCTCAGGAGCCGAGCTCATGGACGGGTGAGGCGGCCGTGTGCGCAGACAGTGCTCCAGCCGCGCGCGCGCCCCAGGCCCCGGCCCGGGCCTCGGTTCCAGAAGGGAGAGGAGCCCGCCAAGGCGCGCAAGAGAGCGGGCTGCCTCGCAGTCCGAGCCGGAGAGGGAGCGCGAGCCGCGCCGGCCCCGGACGGGCCTCCGAAACCATGAACTTTCTGCTCTCTTGGGTGCACTGGACCCTGGCTTTACTGCTGTACCTCCACCATGCCAAG TGGTCCCAGGCTGCACCCACGACAGAAGGAGAGCAGAAGTCCCATGAAG TGATCAAGTTCATGGATGTCTACCAGCGAAGCTACTGCCGTCCGATTGAGACCCTGGTGGACATCTTCCAGGAGTACCCCGACGAGATAGAGTACATCTTCAAGCCGTCCTGTGTGCCGCTGATGCGCTGTGCAGGCTGCTGTAACGATGAAGCCCTGGAGTGCGTGCCCACGTCAGAGAGCAACATCACCATGCAG ATCATGCGGATCAAACCTCACCAAAGCCAGCACATAGGAGAGATGAGCTTCCTACAGCACAGCAGATGTGAATGCAG ACCAAAGAAAGACAGAACAAAGCCAGAAAA
- the Vegfa gene encoding vascular endothelial growth factor A isoform 6 precursor (isoform 6 precursor is encoded by transcript variant 6) — protein MAGAPGCPIGVWLAGSLTTVICSLPLQIMRIKPHQSQHIGEMSFLQHSRCECRPKKDRTKPEKCDKPRR, from the exons ATGGCAGGAGCCCCGGGGTGTCCCATAGGGGTATGGCTGGCTGGGTCACTAACCACTGTGATCTGCTCCCTCCCTCTACAGATCATGCGGATCAAACCTCACCAAAGCCAGCACATAGGAGAGATGAGCTTCCTACAGCACAGCAGATGTGAATGCAG ACCAAAGAAAGACAGAACAAAGCCAGAAAA
- the Vegfa gene encoding vascular endothelial growth factor A isoform 9 precursor (isoform 9 precursor is encoded by transcript variant 3), with amino-acid sequence MNFLLSWVHWTLALLLYLHHAKWSQAAPTTEGEQKSHEVIKFMDVYQRSYCRPIETLVDIFQEYPDEIEYIFKPSCVPLMRCAGCCNDEALECVPTSESNITMQIMRIKPHQSQHIGEMSFLQHSRCECRPKKDRTKPEKCDKPRR; translated from the exons ATGAACTTTCTGCTCTCTTGGGTGCACTGGACCCTGGCTTTACTGCTGTACCTCCACCATGCCAAG TGGTCCCAGGCTGCACCCACGACAGAAGGAGAGCAGAAGTCCCATGAAG TGATCAAGTTCATGGATGTCTACCAGCGAAGCTACTGCCGTCCGATTGAGACCCTGGTGGACATCTTCCAGGAGTACCCCGACGAGATAGAGTACATCTTCAAGCCGTCCTGTGTGCCGCTGATGCGCTGTGCAGGCTGCTGTAACGATGAAGCCCTGGAGTGCGTGCCCACGTCAGAGAGCAACATCACCATGCAG ATCATGCGGATCAAACCTCACCAAAGCCAGCACATAGGAGAGATGAGCTTCCTACAGCACAGCAGATGTGAATGCAG ACCAAAGAAAGACAGAACAAAGCCAGAAAA